A genomic stretch from Flavobacterium nitratireducens includes:
- a CDS encoding RidA family protein codes for MKKIIFTEKAPAPIGPYNQAVLVGNMLYTSGQIAINPEDGTIVTSSIEAETKQVMENIKAILEAAGMTFENVVKSTIFIMNMNDFATINTIYGSYFNEKTAPARETVQVACLPKNVNIEISVIATV; via the coding sequence ATGAAAAAAATAATTTTTACCGAAAAAGCACCAGCACCAATAGGTCCTTACAATCAAGCTGTACTTGTAGGAAACATGCTTTATACTTCAGGACAAATCGCTATCAATCCTGAAGATGGAACCATCGTAACTTCATCTATTGAAGCCGAAACCAAACAGGTAATGGAAAATATTAAGGCTATTCTTGAAGCTGCAGGAATGACATTTGAAAACGTAGTTAAATCGACTATTTTTATTATGAACATGAACGATTTTGCTACAATCAATACTATCTATGGTTCTTATTTTAACGAAAAAACCGCTCCAGCTCGTGAAACGGTTCAAGTGGCATGTTTGCCAAAAAATGTAAATATTGAAATTTCTGTAATTGCTACAGTCTAG
- a CDS encoding methylglyoxal synthase, translated as MEIAIISHDGKKVDMVQFLNKNKEILSKENVQLIATGTTGGRAEIAGFKVMKMLSGPVGGDAQIAARVAEGKTNMVFFFKDPLASHPHEPDVNMLVRVCDVHNVPLATNEATAQLLLDAIASRL; from the coding sequence ATGGAGATTGCTATTATTTCTCACGATGGAAAAAAAGTTGACATGGTTCAATTTTTAAATAAGAACAAAGAGATTTTATCTAAAGAAAATGTTCAGCTTATTGCAACTGGTACAACAGGAGGAAGAGCCGAAATTGCTGGATTTAAAGTAATGAAAATGCTTTCTGGTCCAGTAGGAGGTGATGCTCAAATTGCAGCTAGGGTAGCGGAAGGGAAAACAAATATGGTATTCTTTTTTAAAGATCCTCTAGCGAGTCACCCACACGAACCAGATGTTAACATGCTCGTTCGTGTTTGTGATGTACATAATGTGCCATTGGCAACAAATGAAGCTACGGCACAATTATTATTAGATGCAATTGCTTCTAGACTGTAG
- a CDS encoding N-acetylglucosamine kinase: protein MKLIVDSGSTKADWIAIDDHGKILFTTQTLGLNPEILEGDQIIERLDDRFDIQQNKKLATHLYFYGAGCGTDRMKIALKEVFQNYFINAQIVVEEDTYAAVYATTPKDEKAIVCILGTGSNCSYFDGTVLHQKVQSLGYIVMDDSSGNVYGKELIRKYYFNKMPKELAVEFEKEYNVDPDFIKNKLYKEENPNAYLATFAKFLIQHKDTEFCQKIIRKGMKSFIKNYVMQFDNCKEVPVHFVGSIAFYLKEELECAFDKYDLQLGNVLRRPIDGLISYHIANK from the coding sequence ATGAAATTAATAGTTGATAGTGGTTCTACTAAAGCCGATTGGATTGCGATAGATGATCACGGGAAAATATTGTTTACAACCCAAACCTTAGGATTGAATCCTGAAATTTTAGAAGGAGATCAAATCATTGAACGTCTTGATGACCGTTTTGATATTCAACAAAATAAAAAATTAGCCACTCATTTGTATTTTTATGGTGCAGGTTGTGGTACTGATAGAATGAAAATTGCTTTGAAAGAAGTATTTCAAAATTATTTCATAAATGCGCAAATTGTAGTAGAAGAAGATACTTATGCTGCAGTATATGCTACTACACCAAAAGACGAAAAAGCAATTGTGTGTATTTTAGGTACAGGTTCTAATTGTAGCTATTTTGACGGTACTGTTTTACACCAAAAAGTACAATCATTAGGGTATATCGTTATGGATGATTCTAGTGGTAATGTGTATGGTAAAGAATTAATTAGAAAATACTATTTTAATAAAATGCCTAAGGAATTAGCGGTTGAATTCGAAAAAGAATACAATGTTGATCCTGATTTTATTAAAAATAAATTATATAAGGAAGAAAATCCAAATGCTTATTTAGCGACTTTTGCTAAATTCTTAATTCAACATAAAGACACTGAATTTTGTCAAAAAATCATTCGTAAAGGAATGAAATCTTTTATCAAGAATTATGTAATGCAATTTGATAATTGTAAAGAAGTTCCAGTGCATTTTGTAGGTTCTATTGCTTTTTATTTAAAAGAGGAATTAGAATGTGCTTTTGATAAATATGATTTACAATTAGGAAATGTATTGAGAAGGCCTATCGATGGTTTAATTTCATATCATATTGCAAACAAATAA
- the gap gene encoding type I glyceraldehyde-3-phosphate dehydrogenase — translation MSKVKLGINGFGRIGRIVFRESFNRDNVEVVAINDLLDVDHLAYLLKYDSVHGQFNGTVEVKEGKLYVNGRNIRITAERNPADLKWNEVDVDVVAECTGIFTTVDTASEHLKGGAKKVIISAPSADAPMFVMGVNHETAKASDLVVSNASCTTNCLAPLAKVINDNFGIVEGLMTTVHATTSTQMTADGPSRKDWRGGRAAAINIIPSSTGAAKAVGKVIPSLNGKLTGMAFRVPTADVSTVDLTVKLAKETSYEEIMKVLKEASETNMKGILGYTEDAVVSQDFISDKRTSIVDATAGIGLNSTFFKLVSWYDNEYGYSSKLIDLSVHIAGLK, via the coding sequence ATGTCAAAAGTAAAATTAGGAATAAACGGTTTCGGGAGAATCGGAAGAATTGTTTTTAGAGAGTCTTTTAACAGAGACAATGTAGAGGTAGTTGCTATCAACGACTTATTAGATGTAGATCACTTAGCTTACTTATTAAAATATGATTCTGTACACGGTCAATTTAATGGTACTGTTGAAGTAAAAGAAGGAAAATTATATGTAAACGGAAGAAACATCCGTATTACTGCAGAAAGAAACCCAGCTGACTTGAAATGGAATGAAGTTGATGTTGATGTAGTAGCTGAATGTACTGGTATCTTTACAACTGTTGATACAGCAAGTGAGCACTTAAAAGGTGGTGCTAAAAAAGTAATTATTTCTGCTCCTTCTGCTGATGCTCCAATGTTTGTAATGGGAGTAAACCACGAAACTGCAAAAGCTTCTGATTTAGTTGTTTCTAATGCATCTTGTACTACTAACTGTTTAGCTCCTTTAGCTAAAGTTATCAATGACAACTTCGGAATTGTTGAAGGTTTAATGACTACAGTTCACGCTACAACTTCAACTCAAATGACTGCTGACGGTCCTTCTAGAAAAGACTGGAGAGGTGGACGTGCTGCTGCTATCAACATCATCCCATCTTCTACAGGTGCTGCTAAAGCTGTTGGTAAAGTTATCCCTTCTTTGAATGGAAAATTAACAGGTATGGCTTTCCGTGTTCCTACTGCTGACGTTTCTACAGTAGATTTAACTGTAAAATTAGCTAAAGAAACTTCATACGAAGAAATTATGAAAGTTTTAAAAGAGGCTTCTGAAACTAACATGAAAGGTATCTTAGGATATACTGAAGATGCAGTTGTTTCTCAAGATTTCATCTCTGACAAAAGAACTTCAATCGTTGATGCTACTGCAGGTATCGGATTGAACTCAACTTTCTTCAAGTTAGTATCTTGGTATGATAATGAGTACGGATACTCAAGCAAATTAATTGATTTATCAGTTCACATCGCTGGATTAAAATAA
- the pfkA gene encoding 6-phosphofructokinase, whose amino-acid sequence MLKTIKKIGVLTSGGDSPGMNAAIRSVVRTCAYHNIECVGIYRGYQGMIEGDFEEMGPRSVNNIINKGGTILKSARSKDFRTPEGRKKAHENLVNAGIEALVVIGGDGTFTGALIFNSEYNFPVMGIPGTIDNDIYGTSHTLGYDTALNTVVEAIDKIRDTASSHNRLFFVEVMGRDAGHIALNAGIAGGAEEILIPEEDLGLDRLLESLQKSKASGKSSSIVVIAEGDKIGKNVFELKDYVDANLPEYDVRVSVLGHMQRGGSPSCFDRVLASRLGVKAVESLIEGVSNFMVGLKNDTVNLTPLSLAIKGKSEIDRELLRVSDIITT is encoded by the coding sequence ATGCTAAAGACAATTAAGAAAATAGGTGTTCTAACTTCTGGAGGAGATTCGCCAGGAATGAATGCTGCGATACGCTCAGTTGTACGTACCTGTGCTTACCATAATATAGAATGTGTTGGTATTTACAGAGGTTATCAAGGAATGATCGAAGGAGACTTTGAAGAAATGGGACCTCGAAGTGTAAATAATATTATTAATAAAGGAGGAACAATTTTAAAGTCGGCTCGTTCTAAAGATTTTAGAACCCCAGAAGGAAGAAAAAAAGCGCACGAAAATTTAGTTAATGCTGGAATTGAAGCATTAGTAGTTATTGGAGGTGACGGAACTTTTACTGGAGCTTTAATATTTAACTCTGAATATAATTTCCCAGTAATGGGAATTCCAGGTACTATTGATAATGATATTTATGGTACGAGTCATACTTTAGGTTATGATACCGCTTTGAATACAGTTGTTGAAGCTATCGATAAAATTAGAGATACAGCTAGTTCACACAATCGTTTATTCTTTGTTGAGGTAATGGGTAGAGATGCTGGTCATATTGCTTTGAACGCTGGAATAGCTGGTGGTGCTGAAGAAATTTTAATTCCTGAAGAAGATTTAGGTTTAGATCGTTTATTAGAATCACTTCAAAAAAGTAAGGCTTCTGGAAAATCGTCAAGTATTGTAGTTATTGCAGAAGGAGATAAGATTGGTAAAAATGTATTCGAATTAAAAGATTATGTTGATGCTAATTTACCAGAATATGATGTTCGTGTATCAGTACTAGGACACATGCAACGTGGCGGTTCACCATCTTGTTTTGATAGAGTATTAGCAAGCCGTTTAGGTGTTAAAGCAGTAGAGTCATTAATAGAAGGAGTGTCAAACTTTATGGTTGGTTTAAAAAATGATACTGTAAACTTGACTCCATTATCATTAGCAATTAAAGGAAAATCAGAAATTGATCGTGAGTTATTACGTGTTTCTGATATTATTACCACTTAG
- a CDS encoding translocation/assembly module TamB domain-containing protein: MLAIALSLPFVQTQVGKYLMNEINKDFGTNISLDKVKISVFGGVKIQNVLILDHHKDTLIYSKIVNTNLLDLNAVLEGDLIFKTIRLDGVLFDMKTYKNEKKTNMDVFIESFDSGKPSTGKHTLFIADKASINHAHFRLYDYNRTIPKDVDFTRVNAELTNFKLYGPDVDILIDKLSFLDDRGLFVEDLSTVFSYTKKRIQLKKLELQTPNSKIKADLTLNYKIQDFAKFNDRVKWDLKIHSASVGTNDVRCFYDGLAKNQVFYLKKTNLSGTLNDLYVNHLRLVDSNQSRMEGDIRFKNIFGKTHQRFYMDGDFSQINSSYVKLVKLMPEVLGKKLPLELKTLGDFWMEGSIQLTATAVDAALNMRSQIGRVQSVFSMTDIDFIDKATYNGNVVFEEFDAGAFLNRSDLGLVSMDVNVDGKGFTKKYLNTQIKGDIRKVHYNSYTYNNITLNGNFKLPYYKGQINVEDPNLKMDFDGLLDLSAKENKYDFRIQVAEANLSKLKLVNAPISNFKGDVEVQLTGNTIENLQGNVYIKKTSYQNVKDTYTFDDFTVHSAFDKAGIRTLTINSPDIVEGEVVGRFQFKQLGKLTRNSLGSLYTNFKPEKVNKGQFLKFNFTVYNKIIEILYPEIGLATNTVLKGSIKSDTQEFKMNFNSPKITYAKNSFDNIRVSVDNKNPLYNAYVELDSIKTPYYKMRDFSLINITTKDTLLFRSEFKGGDKGEDFFSLNLYHTIDKDNNNVVGISKSEMKFKENFWYLNQKDSPDNKIVFDKMLHHFVFDDIILSHENQSITLKGDLSGPSKKDLALNFDNVDLYKVTPLSSNFVFNGNLNGTVHFKQNNQIYKPTASLVVDNLNINKTELGVLKFDIEGDETLEKFTIDTYLNNENLESLNANGSFEIVNNKTILDLKLSLDKFNLGVFSSLGGDVLSNIRGFVTGNSVISGDVNSPKVSGRLFVDKAGLTIPYLNVDYQLNDRSIVDLVDETFLFRNNTIVDSKFNTKGYLNGTIQHNKFSDWKLDFGISSKKLLVLDTKDSEDAAYYGTAFINGNATISGPVNSLFIKIAAKSEKGSDVKIPINYAESVGENSFIHFITKKEKYNIKNGIVEKTNKYNGLELEFDLDITPDAEVEVILDRNSGHGMRGKGYGSLLFKINTLGKFQMWGDYQAYEGIYNFKYGGLIDKKFAVRKGGSITWEGNPMRAQLNLQAVYKTIANPAVLLENSSFNRKVPVDVVIGIQGDLASPNPDFNIEFPTVSNVLKSEIQYKLYDKDVRQTQALYLLSSGGFLSPEGVNQSDFSGSLFETASSLLGDILKTDSDKFKVGLNYVSRDRRIGRETDGRVVATISSKINERISINGKVGVPFGGINESAVVGDVEVQYRVNQDGTMNLRLFNRENDINYIGQGIGYTQGLGLTYEVDFDTFRELFNKIFKKYRVQKTDTMNEYFQDSNVTPEYINFNNKKTPKKGKEKNNSEAVSTEED; this comes from the coding sequence GTGCTTGCTATAGCTTTGTCGTTGCCTTTTGTCCAAACCCAAGTGGGTAAATATTTGATGAATGAAATCAATAAGGATTTTGGGACTAATATTAGTCTTGATAAAGTAAAAATTTCTGTTTTTGGTGGGGTTAAAATCCAAAATGTCCTGATATTAGATCATCATAAAGATACTTTAATCTATTCGAAAATTGTAAATACCAATTTATTAGACTTAAATGCGGTTTTAGAAGGCGATTTGATTTTTAAAACGATTCGTTTAGATGGGGTTTTGTTTGATATGAAAACCTACAAGAACGAGAAGAAAACCAATATGGATGTTTTTATAGAGTCTTTTGATTCGGGAAAACCTTCAACGGGTAAGCATACTCTTTTTATTGCTGATAAGGCTTCTATTAATCATGCTCATTTTAGATTGTATGATTACAACAGAACCATTCCTAAAGATGTTGATTTTACGAGAGTCAATGCCGAGTTGACCAATTTTAAACTCTACGGTCCAGACGTAGATATCTTGATTGATAAGTTGTCTTTTTTAGATGACAGAGGTTTATTTGTTGAGGATTTAAGTACTGTATTTAGTTATACAAAGAAAAGAATCCAACTTAAAAAATTAGAATTACAAACGCCCAATTCAAAAATCAAAGCCGATTTGACTTTGAATTACAAGATACAGGATTTTGCCAAATTTAATGATAGGGTAAAATGGGATTTGAAGATTCATTCTGCCTCAGTAGGGACAAACGATGTGCGGTGTTTTTATGATGGGTTGGCTAAAAATCAGGTTTTTTATCTTAAAAAGACAAATTTAAGCGGAACTTTAAATGACTTGTATGTAAATCATCTTCGATTGGTGGATTCTAATCAATCGCGCATGGAAGGCGACATTCGATTCAAAAATATTTTTGGCAAAACCCATCAGCGTTTTTATATGGATGGCGATTTTAGTCAAATCAATTCTAGTTATGTGAAGCTAGTTAAATTGATGCCTGAAGTTTTAGGAAAGAAATTGCCTTTAGAGTTAAAAACCTTAGGTGATTTTTGGATGGAAGGTAGTATTCAGCTTACGGCTACTGCTGTAGATGCGGCTTTAAATATGCGTTCACAAATAGGTAGAGTACAATCGGTTTTTTCAATGACTGATATCGATTTTATTGACAAAGCAACCTATAACGGCAATGTAGTCTTTGAGGAATTTGATGCGGGTGCATTTTTAAATCGTAGCGATTTAGGATTGGTTAGTATGGATGTGAACGTTGATGGAAAGGGATTTACTAAAAAATATTTGAATACTCAAATTAAAGGGGATATTAGAAAAGTGCATTATAATAGTTATACTTACAATAATATTACACTTAATGGTAACTTTAAGTTGCCGTACTACAAAGGGCAAATAAATGTTGAAGATCCTAATTTAAAAATGGATTTTGATGGTTTGCTAGATTTGAGTGCTAAGGAAAACAAATATGATTTCCGAATTCAAGTGGCTGAAGCTAATTTGAGTAAGCTGAAGTTGGTTAATGCACCGATTTCTAATTTTAAAGGTGATGTTGAAGTGCAGCTTACAGGGAACACTATTGAAAACTTACAAGGGAATGTTTACATCAAAAAAACATCCTATCAAAATGTAAAAGATACCTATACTTTTGATGATTTTACGGTTCATTCTGCTTTCGATAAAGCAGGAATTCGAACCCTTACAATTAACTCTCCTGATATTGTAGAAGGTGAAGTGGTAGGACGTTTTCAGTTTAAACAATTGGGTAAATTGACCCGAAACTCTTTAGGAAGTTTGTACACGAATTTCAAACCAGAGAAAGTAAACAAAGGTCAGTTTTTGAAGTTTAATTTTACGGTGTACAATAAAATTATTGAAATTTTATATCCTGAAATTGGTTTAGCTACTAATACAGTTTTGAAAGGTTCGATTAAATCAGATACCCAGGAATTTAAAATGAATTTTAATTCACCTAAAATTACCTATGCTAAAAACAGCTTTGATAATATCCGTGTATCGGTAGATAATAAAAATCCCCTGTATAATGCTTATGTAGAATTAGATAGTATAAAAACGCCTTACTATAAAATGCGTGATTTTAGTTTGATTAATATTACAACCAAAGATACTTTGCTATTCCGTTCGGAATTTAAAGGAGGAGATAAAGGCGAAGATTTTTTCAGTTTGAACTTGTATCATACGATTGATAAGGATAATAACAATGTGGTGGGTATCAGTAAATCGGAAATGAAGTTTAAGGAGAATTTTTGGTATTTGAATCAAAAAGATAGTCCCGATAATAAAATTGTCTTCGATAAAATGTTGCATCATTTTGTTTTTGATGATATTATTTTGTCACATGAAAATCAGTCCATCACTCTTAAAGGCGATTTAAGTGGTCCTTCAAAAAAAGATTTAGCGCTTAATTTTGATAATGTCGATTTGTACAAGGTTACGCCATTGAGTAGTAATTTTGTTTTTAATGGTAATCTAAATGGTACCGTTCATTTTAAGCAAAATAATCAAATTTACAAACCAACCGCTTCTTTAGTAGTCGATAATTTGAATATTAACAAGACCGAGTTAGGAGTGCTTAAGTTTGATATTGAAGGCGATGAAACTTTAGAGAAATTTACAATTGATACCTATTTGAACAATGAAAATTTAGAATCACTAAATGCTAATGGTTCTTTCGAAATTGTAAATAACAAGACGATTTTGGATTTAAAACTCTCCCTCGATAAATTCAATTTAGGGGTTTTTAGTTCGCTAGGTGGCGATGTTCTTTCGAATATTAGAGGATTTGTTACGGGGAACTCAGTGATTAGTGGTGATGTTAACAGTCCAAAAGTAAGTGGACGTTTGTTTGTGGATAAGGCAGGTTTGACTATTCCTTATTTGAATGTAGATTATCAGTTAAATGATCGTTCGATAGTTGATTTGGTCGATGAGACATTTTTATTTAGAAATAATACGATTGTCGATTCTAAGTTCAATACCAAAGGCTACTTAAATGGAACTATCCAACATAATAAATTTTCCGATTGGAAATTAGATTTCGGAATCAGTTCTAAAAAACTATTGGTTTTAGATACGAAAGATTCGGAAGATGCCGCTTATTACGGAACTGCTTTTATCAATGGTAATGCAACGATTAGTGGTCCTGTGAACTCCTTATTCATTAAAATTGCTGCTAAATCAGAAAAAGGTTCAGATGTTAAAATTCCAATCAATTATGCCGAAAGTGTAGGCGAAAATTCCTTTATTCATTTTATAACAAAAAAAGAAAAATACAATATTAAGAATGGAATTGTAGAAAAGACGAATAAGTACAATGGTTTAGAGTTGGAATTTGATTTAGATATTACACCTGATGCTGAAGTGGAAGTAATATTAGATCGAAATTCGGGACATGGAATGCGAGGAAAAGGGTATGGTTCACTTTTGTTCAAGATAAATACGCTGGGTAAATTCCAAATGTGGGGCGATTATCAAGCCTATGAAGGAATTTATAATTTTAAATATGGTGGGTTGATTGATAAAAAGTTTGCAGTAAGAAAAGGAGGTTCTATTACATGGGAAGGAAATCCAATGCGTGCGCAGTTAAATCTTCAGGCAGTATATAAAACCATTGCAAATCCTGCTGTATTATTAGAAAACTCTTCATTTAATAGAAAAGTGCCCGTGGATGTGGTTATAGGAATTCAAGGAGATTTAGCGAGTCCAAATCCTGATTTTAATATCGAATTTCCAACGGTTAGTAATGTCTTGAAATCAGAAATACAATATAAGTTATATGATAAAGATGTGCGACAAACACAAGCTTTGTATTTACTTTCATCAGGAGGTTTTTTGAGTCCTGAAGGGGTAAATCAATCTGATTTTTCGGGAAGCTTATTTGAAACGGCTTCAAGTTTGTTAGGAGATATTTTGAAAACCGATAGTGATAAGTTTAAAGTTGGTTTAAACTATGTATCAAGAGATAGAAGAATTGGTAGAGAAACCGATGGTAGAGTGGTGGCCACTATTTCTTCTAAAATTAATGAACGTATTTCTATAAATGGAAAAGTAGGTGTGCCATTTGGAGGGATTAACGAATCGGCGGTTGTGGGTGATGTAGAGGTGCAGTACAGAGTGAATCAAGATGGGACAATGAATTTGCGATTGTTTAATCGTGAAAATGATATCAATTATATCGGTCAAGGAATAGGGTATACTCAGGGATTAGGATTGACTTATGAAGTAGATTTTGATACTTTTAGAGAATTGTTTAACAAGATCTTTAAAAAGTACCGTGTACAAAAGACAGATACTATGAATGAGTATTTTCAAGATTCTAATGTAACTCCTGAATATATAAATTTCAACAACAAAAAAACGCCTAAAAAGGGGAAAGAAAAAAATAATTCTGAAGCGGTAAGTACTGAAGAAGATTAA
- the tsaD gene encoding tRNA (adenosine(37)-N6)-threonylcarbamoyltransferase complex transferase subunit TsaD, whose product MLNPEVYILAIESSCDDTAAAVLCNDKVLSNVVANQLIHNQYGGVVPELASRAHQQNIVPVIDAALKKANIKKEQLSAIAFTQGPGLMGSLLVGSSFAKSMALALDIPLIAVNHMQAHILAHFIDEEGYDKPEFPFIALTISGGHTQIVRVDNFFDMTIIGETTDDAVGEAFDKTAKILGLPYPGGPLVDKNAQLGNPKAFSFTKPKVPGLDFSFSGLKTAILYFIQKNKAENPNFIDENINDICASIQHTIIEILMDKLKLAVKETGIKQIAIGGGVSANSGIRKNLKEAEQKYGWKTFVPKFEYTTDNAAMIGIVGYQKYLSQHFESASVVSKARIQF is encoded by the coding sequence ATGCTAAATCCCGAGGTTTATATTCTAGCTATCGAAAGTTCCTGTGACGATACTGCCGCAGCTGTTTTATGTAACGATAAAGTATTATCGAATGTTGTAGCTAATCAGCTAATTCATAACCAATATGGAGGTGTAGTTCCTGAACTTGCTTCACGTGCACACCAACAAAATATTGTTCCCGTTATAGATGCCGCTTTGAAAAAAGCTAATATTAAAAAAGAACAACTATCAGCTATCGCATTTACCCAAGGCCCAGGACTAATGGGCTCCTTGCTAGTAGGAAGTTCCTTTGCCAAATCGATGGCACTTGCCTTAGATATTCCTTTAATTGCGGTAAACCACATGCAAGCACATATTTTGGCGCATTTTATTGACGAAGAAGGATACGACAAACCCGAATTCCCTTTTATCGCATTGACAATCAGCGGTGGTCATACCCAAATTGTTAGAGTTGATAATTTCTTTGATATGACAATCATTGGCGAAACTACAGATGACGCTGTTGGTGAAGCATTTGATAAAACGGCTAAAATTCTTGGTTTACCCTACCCTGGTGGCCCACTAGTAGACAAAAATGCCCAATTAGGTAATCCAAAAGCTTTTTCGTTTACCAAACCAAAAGTTCCCGGATTAGACTTTAGTTTTTCAGGATTAAAAACAGCTATTTTGTATTTTATCCAAAAAAACAAAGCCGAGAATCCTAATTTTATCGATGAGAATATCAATGATATTTGTGCTTCTATCCAGCACACCATCATTGAAATATTAATGGATAAATTAAAATTAGCTGTAAAAGAAACTGGTATCAAACAAATTGCTATTGGTGGAGGTGTTTCGGCTAATTCTGGAATTAGAAAAAACCTCAAAGAAGCGGAACAAAAATACGGTTGGAAAACCTTTGTCCCAAAATTTGAATACACAACCGACAATGCAGCAATGATAGGAATTGTAGGTTATCAAAAATACTTATCCCAACATTTTGAAAGTGCTTCGGTAGTTTCAAAAGCGCGAATCCAATTTTAA
- a CDS encoding 16S rRNA (uracil(1498)-N(3))-methyltransferase produces the protein MQLFYNPTIDEQTTSFSFDKEESKHIIKVLRKKDGDILFVTNGLGYLFECEIILASDTKCTVQINVFEKKEASKFHLHLAVAPTKMNDRFEWFLEKVTEIGIQEITPIICDRSERKVINKERFDKIVLSALKQCNELFLPKLNDALTFKEFIRKQHKGLQLIAHCEETNKKTLKSVLKANEDVTLLIGPEGDFSTKEINLALENNYIPVSLGNTRLRTETAAVVACHSVVFFNEE, from the coding sequence ATGCAATTATTTTACAATCCAACGATTGACGAACAAACGACTTCTTTTTCATTTGATAAAGAAGAAAGCAAACACATCATTAAAGTTTTACGAAAAAAAGATGGCGATATTTTATTTGTAACCAATGGATTGGGCTATTTATTTGAATGCGAAATCATTTTAGCTTCCGATACTAAATGCACCGTTCAAATTAATGTGTTTGAGAAAAAAGAAGCATCAAAATTCCATTTGCATTTAGCTGTTGCACCTACAAAAATGAACGACCGTTTTGAATGGTTTTTAGAAAAAGTAACCGAAATTGGTATTCAGGAAATCACACCAATTATCTGTGATCGCTCCGAAAGAAAAGTCATCAATAAAGAGCGTTTTGACAAAATTGTTTTGTCTGCCTTGAAACAATGTAACGAATTGTTTTTACCGAAGTTGAATGATGCCCTAACTTTCAAGGAATTCATCCGCAAACAACACAAAGGTTTACAACTCATCGCTCACTGTGAAGAAACCAACAAAAAAACACTCAAATCGGTTTTAAAAGCCAATGAAGACGTTACTTTACTAATAGGTCCAGAAGGCGATTTTTCGACCAAAGAAATCAATTTGGCTCTTGAAAACAATTACATTCCGGTATCTTTAGGCAACACCCGATTGAGAACTGAAACCGCAGCAGTGGTCGCTTGTCATAGTGTGGTGTTTTTTAATGAGGAGTAA
- a CDS encoding DUF4159 domain-containing protein: MKKLYLVLLCISFTSFSQEIALVKYSGGGDWYANPTALPNLIRFCNSNINTTINPKPKTVEPGNPDIFSYPFLHMTGHGNVVFSPSDVQNLQKYLKGGGFLHIDDNYGMDQYIRKEIKKIFPDKALVEIPSTNALFQKPFLFANGLPKIHEHEGKRPQAFGIFIDNRLVLLYTFECDLGDGWEDTEVHNDPISVREKALKMGANIIHYIFNN; this comes from the coding sequence ATGAAAAAATTGTATCTTGTTTTACTATGTATTTCTTTCACTTCTTTTTCCCAAGAAATTGCTTTGGTAAAATACAGTGGTGGTGGTGATTGGTATGCTAACCCAACGGCGTTACCTAATTTGATACGTTTTTGCAATAGCAATATCAACACGACTATAAATCCCAAACCTAAAACGGTAGAACCAGGAAATCCTGATATTTTCTCTTATCCTTTCCTCCACATGACAGGACACGGCAATGTCGTTTTTAGTCCTTCGGACGTACAAAATCTTCAAAAATATTTAAAAGGCGGTGGCTTTTTACATATCGATGATAATTATGGTATGGACCAATACATTCGTAAAGAAATCAAAAAAATATTTCCAGATAAAGCCTTGGTAGAAATCCCTAGTACGAATGCGCTTTTTCAAAAACCATTTCTTTTTGCTAATGGCTTACCTAAAATTCACGAACACGAAGGAAAACGTCCGCAGGCTTTTGGCATCTTTATCGACAATCGATTAGTATTACTTTATACTTTCGAATGTGATTTAGGCGATGGTTGGGAAGATACCGAAGTACACAACGACCCAATTTCAGTTCGCGAAAAAGCTTTAAAAATGGGAGCTAATATTATTCATTATATTTTTAACAATTAA